One region of Permianibacter fluminis genomic DNA includes:
- the hisB gene encoding imidazoleglycerol-phosphate dehydratase HisB: MTSANNENNAITLSRDTKETQIQLTLKVDGSRQVAIDTGLPFFNHLLEQLAFHAGWDLTLQANGDTEIDDHHLIEDVAIVLGMAIDQLRQTRPGLVRYGQRLLPMDETLVLCAVDLSGRAAAVINLPFTREAVGGLATEMWPHFFKTLASKGQFALHLKTEYFDNHHHLIEASFKALARALKEALAVQSNSVTSTKGTL; this comes from the coding sequence AATGAGAACAACGCCATCACGCTCAGCCGCGATACCAAGGAAACCCAAATCCAGCTGACACTGAAGGTCGACGGTTCGCGCCAAGTCGCGATTGATACCGGCCTGCCGTTCTTCAATCACCTGCTGGAGCAGCTCGCTTTTCACGCTGGCTGGGATCTGACACTGCAAGCCAATGGCGATACCGAAATCGACGATCACCATCTGATTGAGGATGTCGCGATTGTGCTCGGCATGGCCATCGACCAGCTCCGCCAGACCCGTCCCGGCCTCGTCCGTTACGGCCAGCGCCTGCTGCCGATGGACGAAACGCTGGTGTTGTGCGCGGTGGATTTGAGTGGCCGCGCCGCTGCCGTCATCAACCTGCCGTTCACCCGCGAAGCAGTTGGCGGCCTTGCCACCGAAATGTGGCCGCATTTTTTTAAAACGCTGGCAAGCAAGGGCCAGTTCGCGCTGCACTTGAAAACCGAATACTTCGACAACCATCACCACCTGATCGAAGCGAGTTTCAAGGCGTTGGCGCGAGCATTGAAAGAAGCGTTGGCGGTGCAAAGCAATAGCGTGACCAGCACCAAAGGCACGTTGTGA
- the hisH gene encoding imidazole glycerol phosphate synthase subunit HisH — MTSSNSRIGIIDTGAGNLASLQAAVERAGRIAVRLKTPQLDGIDQLIIPGQGRFGPVMQTLEERQWLPALSSWFKNDQPLLGICVGLQVLFDASEEDPGVRGLGFLRGEVRRLHSPKQPMMGWAPVVFDSGNDEPNGDAYFVNSFVVPSAQEAIAWTQYGERFCAVVRVGTWTACQFHPEKSGAYGATLLDRWLVK; from the coding sequence ATGACCAGCAGTAATTCGCGCATCGGCATCATCGACACCGGCGCTGGCAATCTTGCCAGCTTGCAGGCGGCGGTCGAGCGCGCCGGTCGCATCGCCGTGCGGCTGAAAACCCCGCAACTCGATGGCATCGATCAGTTGATCATCCCTGGCCAGGGCCGGTTCGGTCCGGTCATGCAGACACTGGAAGAGCGGCAATGGCTGCCGGCTCTGAGCAGCTGGTTCAAAAATGATCAACCGCTGCTCGGCATCTGTGTTGGCCTGCAGGTGCTGTTCGATGCCAGTGAAGAAGATCCGGGTGTTCGTGGTCTCGGTTTTCTGCGCGGTGAAGTGCGGCGCCTGCACAGTCCCAAGCAGCCGATGATGGGCTGGGCGCCGGTGGTATTCGACAGCGGCAACGATGAACCGAACGGTGATGCCTATTTCGTCAACAGCTTTGTCGTGCCGAGCGCACAGGAGGCCATTGCATGGACCCAATACGGCGAACGCTTTTGCGCCGTCGTGCGCGTCGGCACCTGGACAGCTTGTCAGTTTCATCCGGAAAAATCCGGCGCCTACGGCGCGACGCTGCTCGATCGCTGGCTGGTGAAATGA
- the hisF gene encoding imidazole glycerol phosphate synthase subunit HisF: protein MSDTTNTTSNTLRKRILPCLDMRDGRVVKGVKFVGLQDLGDPVELALRYEQQGADEIVLLDISASPEGRKTQLDVIGRVAGNLSIPFTVGGGIRVLDDIWALLDAGADKVSINSAALNQPGLIDAASQQFGSQCIVVAIDFLLAPDSLYEVVSHGGRTRTGRNTRDWAREAVQRGAGELLLTCIDRDGTGEGFELGLTGELARTLSVPVVASGGARTAQHFVEAFEQGIDAGLAAGIFHRNELSIPELKLALQRAGVDVRI, encoded by the coding sequence ATGAGCGACACCACCAATACCACCAGCAACACCCTGCGCAAACGCATCCTGCCCTGCCTCGACATGCGCGATGGTCGAGTCGTCAAAGGCGTGAAATTTGTCGGTCTGCAGGATCTGGGAGACCCGGTTGAACTGGCGCTGCGCTACGAACAGCAGGGTGCTGACGAGATCGTGTTGCTTGACATCAGCGCCAGCCCCGAGGGCCGCAAAACCCAACTCGATGTGATTGGCCGCGTTGCCGGCAACCTGTCGATTCCGTTCACGGTCGGCGGCGGCATCCGGGTGCTGGACGATATCTGGGCTTTGCTCGATGCCGGTGCCGACAAGGTTTCGATCAATTCGGCGGCGCTTAACCAGCCTGGCCTCATCGACGCGGCCAGCCAGCAATTCGGCAGCCAGTGCATTGTCGTGGCGATCGATTTCTTGCTGGCTCCCGACTCTTTGTACGAAGTGGTCAGCCATGGCGGCCGCACCCGCACCGGTCGCAATACCCGCGACTGGGCACGTGAAGCGGTGCAGCGCGGCGCCGGCGAACTGCTGCTGACCTGCATCGATCGCGATGGCACCGGTGAAGGTTTTGAGCTTGGTCTGACCGGCGAATTGGCGCGCACCCTATCGGTGCCGGTTGTCGCGTCCGGTGGTGCGCGTACCGCGCAGCATTTTGTTGAAGCATTTGAACAGGGAATTGATGCCGGACTGGCGGCGGGCATTTTTCACAGGAATGAACTGTCGATTCCTGAGTTGAAGCTCGCGCTGCAGCGAGCTGGTGTGGACGTACGTATTTGA